From Cricetulus griseus strain 17A/GY chromosome 1 unlocalized genomic scaffold, alternate assembly CriGri-PICRH-1.0 chr1_0, whole genome shotgun sequence, a single genomic window includes:
- the She gene encoding SH2 domain-containing adapter protein E isoform X2, protein MEPYDAQQMITEIRRRGSKDPLVKALQLLDGPCEPGESMKVEATAKRRSSKDLLGKPPQLYDTPYEPSEGGQRGAEVKARPADSRLPEEDDRPAAEYEQPWEWKREQIARALSVQFEGYDRPSSKEETGRPHHWQKTLKPTLSDHSDREKVDPGLALEKQPWYHGTITRAEAESRLQPCKEAGYLVRNSESGNSRYSIALKTSQGCVHIIVAQTKDNKYTLNQTSAVFDSIPEVVHYYSSAKLPFKGAEHMTLLYPVHKLH, encoded by the exons ATGGAACCCTACGATGCACAGCAAATGATAACAG AGATCCGACGTCGTGGTTCCAAAGACCCCCTGGTGAAGGCCCTCCAGCTGCTCGACGGCCCATGTGAGCCAGGGGAGAGTATGAAGGTGGAGGCCACAGCCAAGAGACGCAGCTCCAAGGACCTGTTGGGGAAGCCACCACAACTCTATGACACCCCCTATGAGCCCTCGGAGGGTGGTCAACGAGGTGCAGAGGTGAAGGCCCGGCCAGCAGACAGCAGGCTGCCAGAGGAGGATGACCGGCCTGCCGCTGAGTATGAGCAGCCCTGGGAGTGGAAGAGGGAGCAGATTGCACGAGCCCTGTCAG TCCAGTTTGAGGGATATGATCGACCTTCCAGCAAAGAGGAGACAGGGAGACCGCACCACTGGCAGAAGACCTTGAAGCCAACCCTGTCAGACCATAGTGACAGAGAGAAGGTGGACCCAGGCCTGGCCCTGGAAAAGCAGCC TTGGTATCATGGCACCATTACCCGAGCTGAGGCTGAGAGCCGACTACAGCCCTGCAAAGAGGCTGGTTACCTGGTCCGAAACAGTGAGTCAGGCAACAGCAGGTACTCCATTGCACTGAA GACTAGTCAAGGGTGTGTCCACATCATAGTGGCTCAGACAAAAGACAACAAATACACACTGAATCAAACGAGCGCCGTGTTTGACAGCATCCCTGAAGTGGTACACTATTATTCCAGTGCAAAGTTGCCTTTCAAAGGGGCAGAACACATGACCCTACTCTATCCCGTGCACAAGCTTCACTAA